GGCGCTCTACGCCCTCCATCCGGTGGGCGTCACGCTGGCCGTCATCATCTCGGCCCTGATCACTGTCGGAGTGACGCTGGTCACGCGCCGCCGACGCTTCGGATGATGCCTCCTCGACGGTAACCAGGCGGGGAGCCCTGGTTTCCCGGTGGTTTTCTTGCCCCCGGCACGGAGAGGGCGTTTCATGGTGCTACAGCTCTCTCCAGCCCGGAGGAACGTTTGTCCAAGTGCTTGAAATGCGGAGCTCCGCTGCCGCCCGTCGGGGAATGCCCCACCTGCGCCGCCGCGACCCAGCCCGCGGCCCGGGCCATCCCGAGTCTCCTGGACAAGGAAATCCAGATCGACCGCCGCCGTCCGGATCGCGAAGCGCCGGCGCCCGCCCCCTCCGCGCCCCCGGGAATGATGGCCCGCGCCCCGGTTCCTCCCGGGATGAATCCGGCGAACCCGCAGGGCCCGCGTCCCCAGGCCCCGGCTCCGGCCGCGCCTCGCGCTCCGGGTCTGCCCGTGATGCCGCCGCGCCCGCAGGCCCCGGCCGCCCAGATGGCCCCGGCTCCCGCGCCCCGTCCCCAGGCCCCCGCGGCTCCCGCCGCGCCTCGCGCCCAGGCTCCCGCGCAGGCCGCCGCGCCGCGTCCTTCGGCCCCGCCCCAGGCGACTCCCTCCTTCAACCTGCCCGGCGTCGCCGCTCCGGCTCCGCGCCCGTCCGCCCCGCAGCCCGTCGTCGAGAGCGCCGCGGCTCCCGCCCCCGCTCCGCGACAGGCGTCCGCTCCGGGTCTGCCCGTGGTGCCTCCGCGCCCGCAGGCCGTGGCCCAGCAGGCGGTGGCTCATGCACCGCGACAGGTGGCCGCGGCCGAGGAGGAGGCGTCCTTCTCCGTCGATCTCGATGAGACCCTCGACGAGAGCGAGCCGGTCACCCTGCCCATGGGCGCCCCCGACAACCCGGCGCCGGTCCGCGCCGCTCCCGTCAAGGCTCCCGCCCTCCCGGAGACGGGCGTGACCGAGGTCCACGCGCGCCCGGCCTCGCTCTGGCGCCGGCTGCTGGCCTTCACCATCGACACCGGCGCCATCGGCGGAGTGGCGGCGCTCTACCTCATGCTCGCCTCCAGCGTGGCCGGCGTGCAGGCGCCCCAGACGGGCCTCTCGGGGTTGGATGCCTTCGTCATCCAGGTCCGCGCGCTCCAGTCCGTGCTGGTGCCCGGCGCCGTCCTCCTGCTGGTGCTGTCGCTCGTCTACTGCGCGGTGGCCGCCTTCCTCTGGAATGGCCGCACCCTGGGACGCCGGCTGCTCGGCTTGCGGCTCGTGGACACGCATGGGATGGCTCCGGCTCCCGGCCGCGCCGTGGTCCGCGCCATGCTCGCCAGCCTGTCCTTCGGACTCTTCCTCGCGGGCTTCTGGATGGCCCTCTTCGACCGCCGGGGCCAGACGCTGCACGACAAGCTCACGTCCACCTACGTGGTCCAGCCGAGCTAGTCCCCGGGCGCACCGGGTCTGGAGAGCAGGCAGGCGGCGCCCTTCGTCCTACACACCCCAGTTGGAGTCGGATAGAAGTCCCTTTCGGATACATCTACCCCCTTCTCCAGAGGAGAAACGGCAGGGACTTCCCGGTTTTTGAAGGATTCGTTGTGCCTGCCGGCCGCGGCTCTAAGATGCCGCGTCCCCCCATGCCTTCCCATCTTGCCCATACCCTGATCGCGCAAGGCCTCCTCTCCAGGGACAAGGCCGAGGAAGCCCTGCGGCATCAGGTAGCGCAGGGTGGCACCATCGACACCGCGCTGCTGGAGCGCCGGCTGCTGCCGGAAGCCCAGGTGCTGCAGGCGCTCGGAGATGCCTCGGGGCAACGCCCCGTCAACCTCGCCGACTTCGAGCCCAACGCGGACGTCGCCTCCTTCATCCCTCCGAAGATCGCCGAGCGCCTGTGCGTGGTGCCGCTGTCGCTCGACGGCAGCACCCTGCACGTGGCCTGCGGCTACCCGGTGCCCCAGAAGGAGCTGGACGAGGTGGGCTTCCTCCTCGGCAAGGCCCTGGAGCTCTGGGTGGCCACCGAGGTCCGCATCCGCGAGTGGATCTCCGTCATCTACCGGCAGCCGCTCGCCCCGCGCTACGCCACGCTCCTCGCCTCGCTCGACCCCGCGGCGGCTCCTCCCCCGGCGCCACCGCCCCAGGTGCAGGCCCAGCCCGCGCCGGCCCCTGCTCCGGCTCCGAAGCCCGCCGCCACCGCCGCTCCGGTCCCGGCTCCGAAGCCCGCCGCTCCGGCCCCCGCGCCGAAGCCCGCCGCCCCCGACGAGTCCGCGCTCACCATGGAAATGGTGGAGCGGCTGGCGCGCTCGGTGGCCGCCGAGCCCGTCGCGGTCGAGGAGCCGAGGCCCATCGCGCCGCCCGCACAGCCGCAGCGCACCAGCGCGCCCCCGGCCCCGCACGCCGCTCCCGTCCAGCCCGCGCGTCCGGCCGCCAACACCGCGCCCCCGGTCGCCGCGCCGCCTCCGGCCGCCATCCGTGAGCCGCTGCGCCTGAACATGTCCGAGCCCGCGCGTCCCGCGGCTCCGGCCC
This is a stretch of genomic DNA from Archangium violaceum. It encodes these proteins:
- a CDS encoding RDD family protein translates to MSKCLKCGAPLPPVGECPTCAAATQPAARAIPSLLDKEIQIDRRRPDREAPAPAPSAPPGMMARAPVPPGMNPANPQGPRPQAPAPAAPRAPGLPVMPPRPQAPAAQMAPAPAPRPQAPAAPAAPRAQAPAQAAAPRPSAPPQATPSFNLPGVAAPAPRPSAPQPVVESAAAPAPAPRQASAPGLPVVPPRPQAVAQQAVAHAPRQVAAAEEEASFSVDLDETLDESEPVTLPMGAPDNPAPVRAAPVKAPALPETGVTEVHARPASLWRRLLAFTIDTGAIGGVAALYLMLASSVAGVQAPQTGLSGLDAFVIQVRALQSVLVPGAVLLLVLSLVYCAVAAFLWNGRTLGRRLLGLRLVDTHGMAPAPGRAVVRAMLASLSFGLFLAGFWMALFDRRGQTLHDKLTSTYVVQPS